A genomic window from Nocardioides rotundus includes:
- a CDS encoding kynureninase yields the protein MAPNDPLAAYLDRFVPGPAGLVYFDGNSLGRPLRATADRLGDFVEQEWAGRLIRGWDEGWYDLPLTVGDELGRVVLGAAPGQVFVGDSTTVLLYKLARAAVDHQRGRDAARDEIVVDTDNFPTDRYLAEGIAAERGLTVRWVETDPERGIDVEGLSSALSERTALVLLSHVAYRSAWLADVPRLTRLAHEAGALVLWDLSHSAGSVPTELDAWEVDLAAGCTYKYLNGGPGSPAFGYVASRHHERLAQPIQGWMGHADPFLMGPGYTPSPGIRRFLSGTPPILGMLAMLDMLALIDEVGMVAVREKSVALTSYAVELVDEVLAPLGVVLASPRDPQRRGGHVTLRHAAMREVVAALWQRDVIPDYRDPGGLRIGLSPLSTSVTEVDRGFEAVREALVSRPGAASPGSGSAGR from the coding sequence ATGGCGCCGAACGACCCGCTCGCGGCGTACCTCGACCGGTTCGTGCCGGGCCCGGCCGGCCTCGTCTACTTCGACGGCAACAGCCTCGGGCGCCCGTTGCGCGCGACCGCGGACCGGCTGGGTGACTTTGTCGAGCAGGAGTGGGCCGGGCGGCTGATCCGCGGCTGGGACGAGGGGTGGTACGACCTGCCGCTCACCGTCGGCGACGAGCTCGGGCGGGTCGTCCTCGGTGCGGCGCCGGGACAGGTCTTCGTCGGTGACTCGACCACGGTGCTGCTCTACAAGCTCGCCCGCGCGGCGGTCGACCACCAGCGGGGCCGGGACGCCGCGCGCGACGAGATCGTCGTGGACACCGACAACTTCCCGACCGACCGCTACCTCGCCGAGGGGATCGCCGCCGAGCGCGGCCTGACCGTGCGCTGGGTGGAGACCGACCCCGAGCGGGGGATCGACGTCGAGGGGCTGTCGTCGGCGCTCTCGGAGCGGACGGCGCTGGTGCTGCTCAGCCACGTGGCCTACCGCTCGGCCTGGCTGGCCGACGTACCCCGCCTGACCCGGCTCGCGCACGAGGCCGGGGCACTGGTGCTGTGGGACCTCAGCCACTCCGCCGGCTCGGTGCCGACCGAGCTGGACGCGTGGGAGGTCGACCTCGCGGCCGGGTGCACCTACAAGTACCTCAACGGAGGGCCCGGCTCACCCGCCTTCGGGTACGTCGCCTCCCGGCACCACGAGCGGCTCGCCCAGCCGATCCAGGGCTGGATGGGGCATGCCGACCCGTTCCTCATGGGTCCGGGCTACACCCCCTCGCCGGGTATCCGGCGCTTCCTCTCCGGCACCCCGCCGATCCTGGGGATGCTGGCGATGCTCGACATGCTCGCGCTCATCGACGAGGTCGGGATGGTCGCGGTCCGGGAGAAGTCGGTCGCGCTGACGTCGTACGCCGTCGAGCTCGTCGACGAGGTGCTGGCGCCCCTCGGGGTCGTCCTGGCGTCTCCCCGCGACCCGCAGCGGCGGGGTGGCCACGTCACGCTGCGTCACGCGGCGATGCGCGAGGTGGTCGCGGCGCTGTGGCAGCGCGACGTGATCCCGGACTATCGCGACCCCGGCGGCCTCCGGATCGGCCTCTCGCCCCTGTCCACCTCGGTGACCGAGGTGGACAGGGGGTTCGAGGCCGTGCGAGAGGCGCTGGTCAGCCGCCCAGGCGCAGCGAGCCCAGGATCTGGTTCAGCAGGTCGGTGA
- a CDS encoding 4a-hydroxytetrahydrobiopterin dehydratase: MSDPKQKLTPTEIREAGLQDWRQLLSGIRARFKTGDFATGLALVDRIGAAAEEANHHPDIFLTYPEVIVTLASHDVGGITSRDLDLARQISGFAAEAGVKADIEGLTQLEPGLDTADGKRLAPFYAALLGGEVQDGEPVDASGQVPTLWFQEPGGGGPELPESAVPQRWHFDVWVPFEAAESRIQAALDAGGTMVSDAAAPSFWVLEDADGNRSCICTMAERD, translated from the coding sequence ATGAGCGATCCGAAGCAGAAGCTGACCCCCACCGAGATCCGTGAGGCCGGTCTTCAGGACTGGCGCCAACTGCTCAGCGGCATCCGTGCACGCTTCAAGACCGGCGACTTCGCCACCGGACTGGCCCTCGTCGACCGGATCGGTGCGGCCGCGGAGGAGGCGAACCACCACCCCGACATCTTCCTGACCTACCCCGAGGTGATCGTCACCCTGGCCAGCCACGACGTCGGCGGCATCACCAGCCGCGACCTCGACCTGGCCCGGCAGATCAGCGGCTTCGCCGCGGAGGCTGGGGTGAAGGCCGACATCGAGGGCCTGACCCAGCTCGAGCCCGGGTTGGACACGGCCGACGGGAAGCGGCTGGCGCCGTTCTACGCAGCGCTCCTCGGCGGCGAGGTGCAGGACGGGGAGCCGGTGGACGCCAGCGGCCAGGTGCCGACCCTGTGGTTCCAGGAGCCGGGCGGCGGCGGCCCGGAGCTGCCGGAGTCCGCCGTACCCCAGCGCTGGCACTTCGACGTGTGGGTGCCGTTCGAGGCCGCCGAGAGTCGGATCCAGGCGGCGCTCGACGCCGGCGGCACGATGGTCAGCGACGCCGCCGCGCCGTCCTTCTGGGTGCTGGAGGACGCCGATGGCAACCGCTCGTGCATCTGCACGATGGCCGAGCGCGACTGA